One region of Chloroflexota bacterium genomic DNA includes:
- a CDS encoding NTP transferase domain-containing protein translates to MTESDPDPHQSTAAIILATGRTGRMRSQRATVLHPLAGRPMAVYPTHTAHTIGCSPLVIACSANTAQLQDYVGFATACHYQDDGSWLETMVAAVPETVRAVLVVAGTMPLLSQKTMSRLIQCQHETFCPLVLLTSHHAGSPHCASIVRDSAGRIERILTGNDTTPAGSPVESFSTGVMCFSREWLWEHRDAAPGQEECLVSLAALALAEAAKIGTVRHAGADVELLQVEDRADLALAESTLRERVRGRALQGGVTLVDPATVWIDDTVTFGRDVTLWPNCYLYGNTAVGDNCTIGPGTRLHDTRLAPNVTVMESVLEGAEVGENVRIGPFAHLRPGTVVADDVEIGNYAELKNTQVNSGAKIHHVGYLGDTVVGNDVNVGAGSITCNFDGADKHKTEIGDGAFIGSGTLLVAPVRVGNNALTGAGSVVTRDVPAQAKAYGVPARVRGMRGSPAESEQD, encoded by the coding sequence ATGACAGAGAGCGACCCAGACCCCCATCAATCTACTGCCGCCATCATCTTGGCCACCGGCCGGACTGGGCGGATGCGGTCTCAACGCGCTACGGTATTACATCCGCTGGCGGGCCGGCCCATGGCTGTCTATCCCACGCATACCGCTCATACCATCGGCTGTTCGCCCCTGGTCATCGCCTGCTCCGCAAACACTGCCCAGTTGCAGGATTACGTAGGTTTTGCAACCGCATGCCATTACCAGGATGACGGTAGCTGGCTTGAGACGATGGTTGCTGCGGTACCGGAAACCGTCCGTGCAGTCTTGGTTGTCGCCGGCACAATGCCGCTGCTTTCCCAGAAAACTATGTCTCGTCTAATTCAATGCCAGCATGAGACTTTTTGTCCGCTAGTGCTGCTCACTTCTCACCATGCAGGCTCCCCGCATTGCGCCAGCATCGTCCGTGACTCTGCCGGACGGATCGAGCGCATCCTGACCGGGAATGACACGACTCCGGCGGGCTCGCCGGTGGAATCCTTTAGCACCGGTGTCATGTGTTTTTCTCGCGAGTGGCTTTGGGAACACCGAGATGCCGCCCCGGGGCAGGAAGAGTGCCTCGTGTCGCTTGCCGCGTTGGCGCTTGCCGAAGCCGCCAAAATAGGGACAGTGCGACACGCGGGCGCCGATGTCGAACTGCTTCAAGTAGAGGATCGGGCAGACTTGGCGCTGGCGGAGAGTACGCTGCGTGAGCGAGTTCGCGGGCGGGCCTTGCAAGGCGGCGTAACCCTCGTCGACCCGGCGACGGTGTGGATCGATGACACAGTGACGTTCGGTCGAGATGTTACGCTGTGGCCGAACTGCTACCTCTACGGCAACACAGCGGTGGGAGACAACTGTACGATTGGCCCGGGCACACGGCTGCATGACACGCGGCTTGCGCCAAATGTTACGGTAATGGAGTCGGTGCTTGAGGGCGCGGAGGTCGGTGAGAACGTGCGCATTGGCCCATTCGCACACTTGCGGCCGGGGACCGTCGTGGCAGACGACGTGGAAATTGGAAACTACGCCGAACTCAAGAACACACAGGTAAATTCTGGCGCCAAGATTCACCATGTGGGCTACTTAGGTGATACTGTAGTCGGAAACGACGTGAATGTCGGCGCCGGCTCAATCACGTGCAACTTTGATGGCGCAGACAAGCATAAAACCGAGATTGGCGACGGCGCATTCATCGGTAGCGGTACATTGCTGGTGGCGCCGGTGCGGGTTGGGAACAATGCATTAACTGGCGCAGGCTCCGTGGTGACACGGGATGTGCCTGCGCAGGCTAAGGCATACGGTGTGCCCGCGCGGGTGCGCGGGATGCGTGGGTCGCCCGCAGAGTCTGAGCAGGATTGA
- the lepA gene encoding translation elongation factor 4: protein MNQQYIRNFCIIAHIDHGKSTLADRLLEKTGAIDARKVVEQALDSMELERERGITIKAKAVRMLYAEENCPTYELNLIDTPGHVDFAYEVSRALVACEGALLVVDASQGIEAQTLTNLYQALNHDLAIVPVINKIDLPSAQPELVAAELENLGFTREEMIYASAKTGLGTDEVLAAIVERIRPPSGAEEATTRALIFDSHYDLHKGVVAYVRVVEGAVEAGQEILLMQSGARSEAMEIGTFRPQLVKETRLATGEVGYVASGLKTLRECQVGDTITAASAAAAQPLPGYQPAKPMVFAGFYPVESEDYEPLRNALEKLKLNDAALTFVPETSPALGFGFRCGCLGLLHLDIVQQRLEREYGLEILTTLPNTEYRAVTTAGKSVEVDTPARLPEPSELDRIEEPWVELSLITPAGYIGAIMELCEKRRGAFKELEYLDERRAILRYEVPFAEILTDFYDQLKTRTQGYASMDYTVTGMRPGDLVKLEILVNGQPVDALSSIIPRERSQQVGRGLVEELRRQIPRQLFEVPLQAAISGRIISRETIPALRKNVLAKCYGGDVTRKRKLLERQKEGKKRMKRVGQVEIPQEAFLALLKV from the coding sequence GTGAATCAGCAGTACATACGCAACTTCTGCATCATCGCGCACATCGACCATGGCAAGTCCACCCTGGCGGACCGGCTCTTGGAGAAGACCGGCGCTATCGACGCACGCAAGGTGGTGGAGCAAGCGCTCGACTCCATGGAGCTGGAGCGCGAGCGCGGCATTACGATCAAGGCCAAAGCCGTCCGCATGCTCTATGCGGAAGAAAATTGTCCCACGTACGAACTCAACCTGATCGACACGCCGGGGCACGTGGACTTTGCCTACGAGGTGTCACGGGCGCTGGTGGCGTGCGAAGGCGCGCTGCTCGTTGTCGACGCCTCACAGGGCATTGAGGCGCAGACACTAACGAATCTTTACCAAGCGCTCAATCACGACCTCGCCATCGTCCCGGTGATCAATAAGATCGATCTCCCCAGCGCCCAGCCCGAGTTGGTGGCGGCAGAATTGGAGAATCTTGGCTTCACGCGTGAAGAGATGATCTATGCGTCCGCCAAGACCGGTCTGGGCACGGACGAAGTGCTGGCGGCAATCGTGGAGCGCATCAGGCCGCCGTCCGGTGCTGAGGAGGCAACTACCCGCGCGCTGATTTTCGACTCTCACTATGATCTGCACAAAGGGGTTGTCGCATACGTGCGCGTGGTGGAAGGCGCCGTAGAGGCAGGCCAGGAGATACTGCTGATGCAGTCCGGGGCGCGCTCCGAAGCCATGGAGATCGGCACCTTTCGGCCACAGCTTGTCAAGGAGACGCGCCTTGCCACCGGCGAGGTGGGCTACGTTGCGAGTGGCCTCAAGACGCTGCGGGAGTGCCAGGTTGGCGATACGATCACGGCGGCGTCTGCGGCCGCGGCACAGCCGCTCCCCGGCTATCAACCGGCAAAGCCGATGGTATTCGCGGGATTCTATCCGGTGGAAAGCGAGGACTACGAGCCGCTGCGCAATGCGTTGGAAAAGCTCAAGCTCAATGACGCGGCGCTGACGTTTGTGCCGGAGACCAGTCCGGCGCTGGGTTTCGGCTTTCGTTGCGGCTGTTTGGGGTTGCTGCATCTGGACATCGTGCAACAGCGGCTGGAGCGCGAATACGGCCTGGAAATCCTCACCACGCTGCCGAATACCGAATACCGGGCGGTCACGACTGCCGGTAAGAGTGTGGAGGTGGATACCCCAGCGCGGCTACCCGAACCATCGGAGCTCGACCGCATCGAGGAGCCTTGGGTTGAGCTCAGTCTCATCACGCCCGCCGGCTACATCGGCGCCATCATGGAACTGTGTGAGAAACGGCGCGGCGCCTTCAAGGAGCTTGAGTACCTGGACGAACGGCGCGCGATCTTGCGCTACGAGGTGCCGTTCGCGGAAATCCTTACCGACTTCTACGACCAACTGAAGACCCGCACCCAGGGCTACGCCAGCATGGACTACACCGTGACCGGCATGCGTCCCGGCGATCTGGTGAAGCTGGAAATCCTCGTGAACGGCCAGCCCGTGGACGCGCTTTCGAGCATCATCCCCCGCGAACGTTCCCAACAGGTCGGTCGGGGGTTAGTCGAGGAACTGCGCCGGCAGATACCGCGCCAGTTGTTCGAAGTGCCGTTGCAAGCCGCCATTAGCGGCCGCATCATCAGCCGGGAGACAATTCCGGCGCTGCGCAAGAACGTGCTCGCTAAGTGCTACGGCGGCGACGTCACGCGCAAGCGCAAACTGCTGGAAAGACAGAAAGAGGGCAAGAAGCGCATGAAACGGGTCGGCCAGGTGGAAATCCCACAAGAGGCGTTTCTGGCACTGCTGAAGGTGTAG
- a CDS encoding DUF262 domain-containing protein encodes MIEVADSRRDTEVEDILGLEEEIPFKYSITSYGADFTLDGLVRRIQVGDIVVPTFQRGYVWNKKQASLLIESFLMGLPVPGIFLSQEEDQTLLVIDGQQRLRTLQYFYEGLFGAESPSLSGKKFALTDVSEAFEGKTCKTLSPQDRRQLDNSLLHATIVKQNEPEDDNSSIYLLFERLNTQGVQLQPQEIRNSIYRGAFNEMLKELNANKSWRHIFGRIHSRAKDQELILRFLALYFDTHNYSRPMKQFLNDYMDKNQHLEMNTREEGIQAFVPAIEFIDSALGRKAFRPTVALNAAVYDAVMVAVAKRLKGSIIASLEGFEQEYDKLLDNEEFISATRSGTTDVVRVRRRLDIATAAFADVG; translated from the coding sequence ATGATTGAAGTAGCAGATTCAAGAAGAGATACTGAAGTCGAAGACATCCTTGGTTTAGAGGAAGAGATTCCCTTCAAGTACTCGATTACCAGCTATGGCGCCGACTTCACGTTGGACGGTCTGGTACGACGAATTCAGGTCGGAGACATCGTAGTGCCGACCTTTCAACGCGGCTACGTTTGGAATAAGAAGCAGGCATCTCTGCTCATTGAGTCCTTTCTGATGGGTCTGCCCGTGCCGGGTATCTTTCTCTCTCAGGAGGAAGACCAGACGTTGCTTGTGATAGATGGCCAACAGCGGTTACGCACGCTTCAGTACTTCTACGAGGGGTTATTTGGTGCGGAAAGCCCCAGCCTTTCGGGCAAGAAGTTTGCGCTTACCGACGTAAGTGAAGCTTTCGAGGGCAAGACGTGTAAGACTCTATCCCCACAAGATCGAAGACAACTCGACAATTCGCTCTTGCACGCGACTATTGTCAAGCAAAATGAGCCTGAAGACGATAACAGCAGTATATATCTGCTTTTTGAGCGCCTTAATACTCAAGGGGTTCAGCTACAGCCGCAGGAGATTCGCAACTCAATCTATCGTGGGGCATTTAACGAGATGCTCAAGGAGTTGAATGCGAACAAATCCTGGCGACACATATTTGGAAGAATACATTCTCGAGCCAAAGACCAAGAGCTAATTCTGCGATTTCTTGCTCTATATTTCGATACTCACAACTATTCACGTCCAATGAAGCAATTTCTCAATGACTACATGGACAAGAACCAACACTTAGAGATGAACACGCGTGAAGAAGGAATCCAAGCCTTCGTGCCTGCAATTGAGTTTATTGACAGTGCTTTGGGCAGAAAGGCTTTCCGGCCCACAGTTGCCTTAAACGCAGCCGTCTATGACGCAGTAATGGTAGCTGTTGCAAAAAGGCTGAAAGGGAGCATAATTGCCAGTTTAGAAGGGTTCGAGCAAGAGTACGATAAGCTACTCGATAACGAGGAGTTTATCTCTGCTACAAGAAGCGGTACAACGGACGTGGTTCGGGTCCGGCGAAGACTTGATATAGCAACTGCTGCATTTGCTGACGTGGGTTGA
- the dapB gene encoding 4-hydroxy-tetrahydrodipicolinate reductase, with protein sequence MAAKSPEPQRVAVCGIFGRVGTTVANAVSREDDLALVGGVDVIAADDGLTTASGQTIATDTDMPAMLARAKPEVIVDFTRADAARVNVRAALEHGVNAVVGTTGMEISEIEELGELAAANDVGLVVAPNFALSAVLMMHVSKLIGKHMDYCDIVEYHHEHKIDAPSGTALQSAIDIREARGSDFISVPTEKETLVGTRGGGHGGINVHAVRLPGMVAHQQIVFGGLGQTLTIRQDSTSTESFVPGVLMAVRAVPSLPGLTHGLDALLGLK encoded by the coding sequence ATGGCAGCCAAGAGTCCTGAGCCCCAAAGAGTTGCCGTGTGCGGCATCTTCGGGCGTGTGGGCACAACCGTTGCAAACGCGGTGTCCCGCGAGGACGACCTTGCGTTAGTCGGTGGCGTGGACGTCATCGCCGCAGATGACGGTCTTACCACCGCTTCCGGTCAGACTATCGCTACCGACACGGACATGCCGGCCATGTTGGCGCGAGCTAAGCCTGAAGTAATTGTAGACTTTACCCGCGCGGATGCCGCGCGGGTAAACGTGCGCGCGGCGCTCGAGCACGGTGTCAACGCCGTGGTCGGCACCACCGGCATGGAGATCTCCGAGATTGAGGAGTTGGGTGAGTTGGCAGCAGCCAACGACGTTGGGCTTGTAGTGGCGCCGAACTTTGCCCTCAGCGCCGTGCTCATGATGCATGTCAGCAAGCTCATCGGCAAGCACATGGACTACTGCGACATCGTGGAGTATCACCACGAGCACAAAATCGATGCCCCTTCCGGCACGGCCCTGCAAAGTGCCATTGACATCCGCGAGGCGCGAGGCAGCGATTTCATCTCCGTGCCGACTGAGAAAGAGACTCTCGTCGGCACCCGCGGCGGGGGGCACGGCGGCATAAACGTCCATGCCGTGCGGCTGCCGGGGATGGTGGCGCATCAACAGATCGTGTTCGGCGGTCTGGGGCAGACTCTCACCATCCGCCAGGACTCGACGAGCACCGAATCATTTGTGCCCGGTGTACTCATGGCCGTGCGCGCAGTGCCGAGTTTGCCGGGGCTTACCCACGGTCTGGATGCACTGCTCGGCCTTAAGTAG
- a CDS encoding Uma2 family endonuclease yields the protein MATVVEPAVHQMSIRPFSVEEYHWLIEHGFFHEDERVELIEGVLHQMSPKGLRHAACLSNFLRLFPAMIGDRAWIRAQDPITLLAGNSEPEPDLVLAAPRASAYLDHHPYPEDVLLVVEIAHTSVEYDRRVKGPLYAAVGIVEYWLVNLREDRIEVYREPSGPTAEVAEFRQTTVYGVKDVVAPLALPACTLAVAQLLPVAGTQPEKD from the coding sequence ATGGCGACGGTTGTTGAACCGGCCGTTCACCAGATGAGCATTCGGCCATTCAGCGTCGAAGAGTACCATTGGTTGATCGAGCACGGATTCTTCCATGAAGACGAGCGCGTGGAGCTTATCGAAGGAGTCCTGCATCAGATGAGTCCGAAAGGATTGCGCCATGCCGCCTGTCTTAGCAACTTTCTGCGTCTATTTCCTGCCATGATTGGCGATAGGGCCTGGATACGTGCGCAGGACCCCATTACGCTGCTCGCTGGAAACTCAGAGCCGGAACCCGACTTGGTGCTGGCCGCGCCCCGCGCAAGCGCCTATCTTGACCATCATCCCTATCCCGAAGACGTGCTCTTGGTGGTGGAAATTGCGCATACAAGTGTGGAGTACGATCGGCGCGTCAAAGGTCCGCTCTACGCGGCGGTCGGTATTGTCGAGTACTGGCTCGTGAATCTGCGTGAGGACCGCATAGAAGTGTATCGTGAACCGTCTGGCCCTACGGCGGAAGTCGCGGAGTTTCGGCAAACCACTGTCTACGGCGTGAAAGACGTGGTGGCTCCACTTGCCCTTCCCGCATGTACACTCGCCGTAGCGCAGTTGCTCCCGGTAGCCGGCACGCAGCCGGAGAAGGACTGA
- a CDS encoding Uma2 family endonuclease, whose amino-acid sequence MAVQASAPLRIDVRRLKLAEYHWLIERGFFREDERVELIQGVLHQMSPEGPRHVAVIDRLHDHFFSKLGERAQVRAQHPISLLESGSEPEPDLVLAKKRADYYSGRHPVPEEVILVVEVAASSLEEDQRVKVPIYAAAGIGEYWLVNLRADRIEVYRQPINPAAGPAYYRERLLYFPQDTVHPLNFPDCDLPVADVLPPQPD is encoded by the coding sequence ATGGCCGTACAAGCCAGCGCGCCTCTCCGTATAGACGTCCGCAGATTGAAATTGGCGGAGTACCACTGGCTGATCGAACGCGGGTTCTTCCGTGAAGACGAGCGCGTGGAGCTTATCCAAGGAGTTCTGCATCAGATGAGTCCTGAGGGTCCTCGCCACGTGGCTGTAATTGACCGGCTGCACGACCACTTCTTTAGCAAGCTTGGAGAACGCGCACAGGTGCGCGCTCAGCATCCTATCTCGCTGCTGGAAAGCGGCTCAGAACCGGAACCCGATCTCGTGCTCGCCAAAAAGCGGGCGGACTATTACAGTGGCCGTCACCCAGTGCCAGAGGAAGTCATTTTGGTAGTTGAGGTTGCCGCATCCAGTTTGGAGGAGGACCAGCGTGTGAAGGTTCCGATTTATGCGGCGGCGGGGATTGGTGAGTATTGGCTTGTGAATCTGCGTGCAGACCGTATAGAAGTATATAGGCAACCAATCAATCCAGCCGCTGGCCCGGCTTACTATCGTGAGCGGTTGCTCTATTTTCCACAAGACACCGTACACCCGCTCAACTTCCCCGACTGCGATCTTCCGGTTGCGGATGTACTCCCGCCACAGCCTGACTAG
- a CDS encoding M3 family oligoendopeptidase — MAETQSVMSESQETGAESVRWDLADLYAGPDDPAIEEDFKAALAQAEAFQARYKGRIASGDIAPDEFLAAVEEIERIFMSGHKAIMFAHLVFSVDTADPAHGALLQRTEEQVTAVQNTLLFFDVEWRQADDGFAERILAHPPLARFAHSLAHERVFAPHTLTEAEEKLDAEKRLTGISAFQRLFDERTSRLRQTITLDGERKEMNETELLALLYHDDRNVRRRAQVAMTKALQGDAHILTFIFNVAAQEKAIEDRLREFADPMSSRNLANEVDDATAHAMLDAVTQRYDIVADYYTLKRRMLGYRKLYDYDRYAPVFPPPDGGVDFGEAKSLVLDAYHAFSPELGQLAGEFFEKQWIDAAVLPNKRGGAYCQPCLPSLHPYVFLNYTGNQRDVMTLAHELGHGIHARLSRELSYLEFDTSLVVAELASTFGEMLTFHTLMERTEDPRVRLTLLAQKIEDSFATVFRQAAMHQFEYGLHTRRRSEGELTTETIGEIWLEQQSAMFGDSVVMTENYRHWWAYIPHFIHVPFYVYAYPFGELLSLSLYRAYQQQGAPFVDVYRGMLAAGGSESPAQLMQRANIDTADPAFWHGGLDIIHDMVQEAKSLATA, encoded by the coding sequence GTGGCTGAAACACAATCGGTGATGTCTGAGTCACAAGAAACCGGCGCGGAGTCTGTGCGTTGGGATCTGGCGGATCTCTACGCCGGGCCGGATGATCCCGCGATAGAGGAGGATTTCAAAGCGGCGTTGGCGCAGGCAGAGGCGTTCCAGGCACGCTACAAGGGCCGCATTGCCTCAGGAGACATTGCGCCGGACGAGTTCTTGGCGGCGGTTGAAGAGATCGAGCGGATATTCATGAGCGGCCACAAGGCCATAATGTTCGCGCATCTGGTCTTCTCGGTGGATACGGCCGACCCGGCGCATGGGGCCTTACTGCAGCGCACGGAGGAACAGGTCACCGCGGTGCAGAACACGCTACTCTTCTTCGACGTGGAGTGGCGGCAGGCGGACGATGGCTTTGCCGAACGTATTCTGGCGCACCCGCCGCTCGCGCGCTTCGCGCACTCCCTGGCTCACGAGCGGGTCTTTGCGCCACATACACTCACGGAAGCCGAGGAGAAGCTCGATGCCGAGAAGCGGCTCACCGGCATCAGCGCATTCCAACGGCTCTTCGACGAACGCACCAGCCGCTTGCGCCAGACGATAACACTGGACGGCGAGCGCAAAGAGATGAACGAGACCGAACTGCTGGCGCTGCTCTACCATGATGACCGCAATGTGCGGCGGCGCGCTCAGGTTGCCATGACGAAGGCGCTTCAAGGCGACGCCCACATCCTGACCTTCATCTTCAACGTGGCGGCGCAAGAGAAAGCCATCGAGGACCGCCTGCGGGAATTCGCTGATCCGATGTCGTCGCGCAATCTGGCGAACGAGGTTGACGATGCCACCGCCCACGCCATGCTTGACGCGGTGACGCAACGCTACGACATCGTCGCCGACTACTACACCCTCAAGCGGCGCATGCTCGGCTACCGCAAACTCTACGACTACGACCGCTACGCGCCGGTATTCCCCCCGCCGGACGGCGGCGTCGACTTTGGTGAGGCCAAGTCGCTGGTGCTGGATGCGTACCACGCCTTCTCCCCTGAGTTGGGGCAATTGGCCGGAGAGTTTTTCGAGAAGCAGTGGATCGATGCCGCCGTTTTGCCCAACAAACGGGGTGGCGCGTACTGCCAGCCCTGCCTGCCCAGCCTGCACCCGTACGTCTTCCTGAACTACACCGGCAACCAGCGCGATGTGATGACCCTGGCCCACGAACTCGGCCACGGCATCCATGCTCGCCTCTCCCGCGAACTGTCGTATCTTGAATTCGATACGTCTCTGGTGGTGGCGGAGCTCGCGAGTACGTTCGGGGAGATGCTGACGTTCCACACGCTCATGGAGCGCACCGAGGATCCTCGCGTCCGCTTGACGCTGCTGGCGCAGAAGATCGAGGATTCGTTTGCCACGGTTTTCCGCCAGGCGGCGATGCACCAGTTCGAGTATGGGCTGCACACGCGCCGCCGCAGCGAAGGCGAACTTACGACGGAAACCATCGGGGAGATCTGGCTGGAGCAGCAGTCAGCCATGTTCGGCGATTCGGTGGTGATGACGGAAAACTACCGCCACTGGTGGGCGTATATTCCGCACTTCATCCACGTGCCGTTCTACGTCTATGCTTACCCTTTCGGCGAGCTGCTCTCGCTCTCGCTCTACCGCGCCTATCAGCAGCAGGGCGCGCCCTTTGTAGACGTGTATCGCGGCATGCTGGCGGCCGGCGGCAGCGAATCTCCTGCCCAGCTCATGCAACGCGCCAACATCGATACCGCCGATCCCGCCTTCTGGCACGGCGGCCTGGACATCATCCACGACATGGTGCAGGAGGCGAAGTCCCTGGCCACGGCGTAA
- a CDS encoding aspartate-semialdehyde dehydrogenase, translated as MANSDGYNVGVLGATGVVGRLLLDILEERAFPVKELRPLASANSKGKAVAFAGKELGVVETTEDSFADLDILFASAATGANRHFSPIAARAGVTVIDDSSAFRMDPDVPLVIAGVNDDDLAWHNGIVAGPNCTTMQLVIAINPIHQVNPIRRMVVDTYQAVSGWGRDAVVELDEQIKAKAAGNGDSLPREIFRHDILGNVLPEVDSFLDDGYTKEEWKVMHETRRILHEPEMKITCTAVRVPVAVSHSEAVHLELTRPMTAAEVRDVLSGTPDVRVVDDPSQGLYPVATDAAGTDDVLVGRIRSDVSHENGVAMWIVADNLRCGAATNAVRTAELLIQGDLLHGAALPTASRSVG; from the coding sequence ATGGCAAACAGCGACGGTTACAACGTAGGTGTTCTTGGCGCCACCGGTGTGGTGGGGCGTCTCTTGCTCGACATTCTTGAAGAGCGGGCATTTCCTGTGAAGGAGTTGCGCCCGCTCGCCTCGGCGAACTCGAAAGGCAAGGCAGTAGCCTTTGCCGGTAAGGAGCTCGGCGTAGTAGAGACCACAGAGGACTCTTTTGCCGACCTGGATATCCTCTTTGCCTCCGCCGCCACCGGCGCGAACCGTCATTTTTCGCCAATCGCTGCCCGCGCAGGCGTAACCGTGATCGACGATTCCTCCGCGTTTCGCATGGACCCCGACGTGCCTTTGGTCATCGCGGGCGTGAACGACGACGACCTGGCCTGGCACAACGGCATTGTCGCCGGGCCGAACTGCACCACCATGCAGCTTGTCATCGCCATCAACCCTATTCATCAGGTAAATCCCATCCGGCGCATGGTGGTCGATACCTATCAGGCCGTATCCGGCTGGGGCCGTGATGCCGTGGTGGAGTTGGATGAACAAATCAAGGCCAAGGCCGCCGGCAATGGCGATAGTCTGCCGCGGGAAATCTTCCGTCACGACATTCTGGGCAACGTGCTGCCTGAAGTCGATTCCTTTCTCGACGACGGCTACACCAAGGAAGAGTGGAAAGTGATGCACGAGACCCGCAGGATCTTGCACGAACCGGAGATGAAGATTACGTGCACCGCGGTTCGCGTTCCGGTGGCGGTCAGCCACTCTGAGGCAGTGCATCTGGAGCTCACCCGACCCATGACGGCCGCTGAGGTACGCGACGTGCTGTCAGGGACACCGGACGTGCGCGTGGTGGATGATCCCAGTCAAGGGCTCTACCCGGTTGCCACCGACGCAGCCGGCACTGACGACGTACTTGTCGGCCGCATCCGCAGCGACGTCTCCCACGAGAACGGCGTGGCCATGTGGATAGTGGCCGATAACCTCCGTTGCGGTGCAGCCACCAATGCGGTCCGCACAGCCGAATTGCTCATCCAGGGCGATCTGCTGCATGGTGCAGCGTTACCGACGGCAAGCAGGAGCGTGGGATAG
- a CDS encoding hemolysin family protein, with protein MDPSSWGQILGILILTLFNGFFAATETSVISVSRARIQQLADDGVSNARIVRGFHQNIERFLTTIQIAITTVGFLASAIGAVSFSDDLGGVIGNEVIAVILITLAIAFVSIVLGEIVPKTMAITHAERFALLSARVILVTQTAFHPLVWLISHSSNLITHRFGKEALTTVPTVTEEEIKLMVDTGGKEGVIEEGEREMIHGVFELGELAVGDIMSPRVDIVTLEGDSTLADAIHTSSEHGYSRIPVYEETIDNIKGVVYVKDILPYVEADKLDTLVRDVMREPYFVPASKKLSEFLQEMRLKRVHAAICVDEFGGVAGLVTIEDVLEEIVGEIQDEHDAEEPRVEMVNELEAVVDPAVSMNDLNDMLGTSLENEEVDTLGGAIYAQLGRMPDEGDTVDLDGITVSVLAVEGTRIKKVLVRKEPHPGPAEDGTEASNGEERV; from the coding sequence TTGGATCCGTCAAGTTGGGGTCAGATTCTTGGCATTCTCATCCTAACGTTGTTCAACGGGTTCTTCGCCGCGACAGAAACCTCGGTAATTTCAGTAAGCCGCGCGCGCATTCAACAACTAGCGGACGATGGTGTTTCCAACGCCCGTATCGTGCGGGGCTTTCACCAGAACATCGAGCGGTTCCTCACGACCATTCAGATCGCGATCACGACGGTCGGATTCCTCGCGTCCGCGATTGGCGCGGTAAGCTTCTCAGACGACCTGGGCGGCGTGATCGGCAATGAGGTAATCGCCGTCATATTGATCACGCTCGCAATCGCCTTTGTCAGCATTGTCCTTGGCGAAATCGTGCCCAAGACCATGGCCATTACCCACGCCGAGCGCTTTGCCCTGCTTTCGGCACGTGTAATTCTGGTCACCCAAACGGCCTTCCATCCGCTCGTGTGGCTTATATCACACTCGAGTAATCTCATCACGCATCGCTTTGGCAAAGAGGCGCTCACCACGGTCCCGACGGTTACCGAAGAAGAGATCAAGCTCATGGTGGACACCGGCGGCAAGGAGGGGGTGATCGAGGAAGGCGAGCGCGAGATGATCCACGGCGTGTTTGAGCTGGGCGAGTTGGCCGTCGGCGACATTATGTCTCCCCGCGTTGACATTGTAACGCTGGAAGGTGACAGCACCCTGGCTGACGCTATCCACACATCTTCTGAACATGGATATTCGCGCATCCCAGTCTATGAAGAAACTATTGACAACATTAAGGGCGTAGTCTATGTCAAGGACATACTGCCGTATGTAGAAGCTGACAAGCTCGATACGCTGGTGCGCGACGTGATGCGCGAGCCCTATTTCGTGCCGGCGTCGAAAAAGCTCAGCGAATTCTTGCAGGAGATGCGGCTAAAGCGTGTGCACGCGGCCATCTGTGTGGATGAGTTTGGTGGTGTTGCCGGCCTCGTCACCATTGAAGACGTGCTGGAAGAGATCGTTGGCGAAATCCAGGATGAGCACGATGCGGAGGAGCCCCGGGTAGAAATGGTGAATGAGTTGGAGGCTGTCGTGGACCCGGCGGTAAGCATGAACGATCTCAATGACATGCTCGGCACCAGTCTCGAGAACGAAGAGGTGGATACGCTGGGCGGTGCGATCTACGCCCAGCTTGGCCGCATGCCGGACGAAGGCGATACCGTGGACCTTGACGGCATTACGGTTTCGGTGCTGGCAGTGGAAGGCACGCGCATCAAAAAGGTGCTTGTGCGCAAGGAGCCGCATCCAGGGCCGGCAGAAGATGGGACTGAGGCAAGTAATGGCGAAGAACGAGTGTAG